A genomic window from Silene latifolia isolate original U9 population chromosome Y, ASM4854445v1, whole genome shotgun sequence includes:
- the LOC141631746 gene encoding uncharacterized protein LOC141631746, which yields MLQQQIAASQKQEALITQLMAHNKMLDNQIAQLSNSSRQPGTLPSQPEKSHDMANAIHLRSGLTYDAPVMPENVEEVIIEELDVDVKKKVSNSDKGKSKGADPPIVIKVPSYAKFMKVILTRKRSFNEVETIVSTKECSALLQSKSPPKLKDRGSFSIPCTIGTHVIDKALCDLGASVSVMPYSVCEKLNMGHLKV from the exons ATGCTACAGCAACAGATAGCGGCTTCACAGAAGCAAGAGGCCCTTATTACTCAGTTAATGGCACATAATAAGATGTTGGacaatcaaattgcccaattatcTAATTCTAGTAGACAACCAGGTACGTTGCCATCTCAGCCTGAGAAGTCACATGACATGGCTAATGCGATTCATCTTcgaagcggtcttacttatgatgCACCTGTGATGCCTGAGAATGTTGAAGAGGTCATAATTGAGGAGTTAGATGTGGATGTGAAAAAAAAA GTGTCTAATTCTGATAAAGGGAAGAGTAAAGGTGCTGACCCGCCAATCGTTATCAAG gtaccctcttatgctaaatttatgaaagttaTTTTGACCCGTAAGAGGAGCTTTAACGAAGTGGAGACCATTGTTTCTACaaaagagtgtagtgcactcctaCAAAGCAAGTCTCCGCCTAAATTGAAGGATCgaggtagtttttcaattccctgTACCATAGGCACTCATGTAATAGATAAAGCTTTATGTGATTtgggtgccagtgtcagtgtcatgccatattcggtttgCGAGAAACTGAACATGGGACATCTTAAAGTGTGA